A genomic region of Candidatus Delongbacteria bacterium contains the following coding sequences:
- a CDS encoding TonB-dependent receptor yields the protein MRYLAGGPLWLLVLLALLCDHGVLFAADTPVGQKASLVGQVLDEHQDRPLSRVNVTVDGTSLGTASDEDGRFRITELSPGEYWLTLSFVGYEDRTLGPCQLKAGTELDLGITRMRAAAIPLEEMVVTPGSFSIMGTGPASRQTLGRKDLQNMSFAEDITRAVSRLPGVASNDYSSKFTVRGGEADEVLMTLDGMELHEPFHQRDFSGGLFSIVDIEAVEGVELLTGGFSAEYGDRESAVFAMRTRHNRDGKSHHSMGLSALTVRGFSEGPLADGRGEYLVSARRGILDQAFQLVGFDEQIPFFYDMLGKVEYRLNPRQSIALHALRAGDQTGIRDISVEDQAHDIHDTRYTNSYGWLTFNSSWTPRLFTRSMLYLGEVDHKRHGDSEKPFEPSDKMFFKLLDQRSYTLSGFKQELDWKPGKNLQLKSGVDLRHLQSDYNYHYTLDDWRIDSTDQLFFFQDSASIRTQPSGNQLGLYASGRYRLTEHLLAEAGLRHDRADHTGDRLWSPRLGLAWALAPETTVRAAWGHYWQIQSINALDVNHGATQFVPAELSRHWVLGLEHHFDNGIELRLDGFVKQMPDPAASWQNLRDPWEVFPEARNDLALVHVDEARSHGIEFFLKRDQGGRFSWWLSYAWSRAEEHVTGIDFQGLVTPRTGWLPKINNQDHTLYADLNYRPDPRWLINVSWQYWHGLPYTDYTYRDTTLPSDSLHFYPVHGVFRGRTYPPYHRMDVRVNRIWQLDNSRLSAFLHLINVYNRENLKKFDVDVRGDDNQYQFDDNGNYVYFQDNTYWLGILPVLGVSWEF from the coding sequence ATGCGATACCTGGCCGGAGGTCCCCTCTGGCTGCTCGTCCTTCTGGCCCTGTTGTGTGACCACGGTGTGCTGTTCGCGGCGGACACACCCGTGGGTCAGAAGGCAAGCCTGGTGGGCCAGGTGCTGGATGAGCATCAGGATCGTCCGCTGTCGCGGGTCAACGTGACCGTCGATGGCACCTCGCTGGGCACGGCCAGCGACGAAGACGGCCGCTTCCGGATCACGGAGCTCAGCCCGGGCGAGTACTGGTTGACCCTCAGTTTCGTGGGCTATGAAGACCGGACTCTTGGGCCTTGCCAGCTGAAGGCAGGCACCGAACTGGATCTGGGAATCACCCGGATGCGCGCCGCCGCGATTCCGCTTGAGGAGATGGTTGTCACGCCGGGCAGTTTCTCGATCATGGGCACCGGCCCCGCCTCGCGCCAGACTCTGGGTCGCAAGGACCTGCAGAACATGAGTTTCGCCGAGGACATCACCCGGGCCGTGTCACGTCTTCCGGGCGTCGCGTCCAATGACTACTCCTCCAAGTTCACCGTGCGCGGGGGCGAAGCCGACGAGGTGCTGATGACCCTGGACGGGATGGAGCTCCATGAGCCCTTTCATCAGCGGGACTTCTCCGGCGGCCTGTTCAGCATCGTCGACATCGAAGCCGTGGAAGGTGTCGAGCTGCTCACCGGCGGCTTCTCCGCCGAATACGGCGACCGGGAAAGCGCGGTCTTCGCCATGCGCACTCGCCACAACAGGGACGGCAAGTCGCATCACAGCATGGGGCTGAGTGCGCTGACCGTGCGCGGATTCAGCGAGGGCCCGCTGGCCGATGGGCGTGGCGAATATCTGGTAAGCGCCCGCCGCGGCATCCTGGACCAGGCTTTTCAACTGGTGGGCTTCGACGAGCAGATCCCCTTCTTCTACGACATGCTGGGCAAAGTGGAATACCGGTTGAATCCGCGCCAGAGCATTGCCCTTCACGCCCTGCGCGCGGGCGACCAGACCGGCATCCGAGACATCAGCGTGGAAGACCAGGCCCACGACATCCACGACACGCGTTACACCAACAGCTACGGCTGGCTGACCTTCAACTCCAGCTGGACGCCGCGGCTCTTCACGCGCAGCATGCTGTATCTGGGCGAAGTGGATCACAAGCGCCATGGAGATTCGGAAAAGCCTTTCGAGCCCTCCGACAAGATGTTCTTCAAGCTGCTGGACCAGCGCTCGTACACCCTGTCGGGTTTCAAGCAGGAACTGGACTGGAAGCCGGGCAAGAACCTGCAACTCAAGTCCGGCGTCGATCTGCGCCACCTGCAAAGCGACTACAACTACCACTACACACTGGATGACTGGCGCATCGACTCCACCGACCAGCTCTTCTTCTTCCAGGACAGTGCGAGCATCCGGACCCAACCCAGCGGCAATCAGCTGGGCCTGTACGCCTCCGGGCGCTATCGACTGACCGAACACCTGCTTGCGGAGGCCGGGCTGCGCCATGACCGGGCCGACCATACTGGCGACAGACTCTGGAGTCCGCGGCTCGGACTGGCCTGGGCACTGGCCCCGGAAACCACCGTGCGTGCGGCGTGGGGCCACTACTGGCAGATCCAGTCGATCAATGCGCTGGACGTGAATCACGGCGCGACCCAGTTCGTGCCCGCCGAATTGTCGCGGCACTGGGTACTGGGCCTGGAACATCACTTTGACAACGGCATCGAGCTGCGCCTTGACGGATTCGTCAAGCAGATGCCGGACCCTGCCGCCTCCTGGCAGAACCTGCGTGATCCCTGGGAGGTGTTTCCCGAAGCGCGCAACGACCTGGCGCTGGTCCATGTGGACGAAGCCCGCAGCCATGGCATCGAATTCTTTCTCAAGCGCGATCAGGGCGGACGTTTTTCCTGGTGGCTCAGTTATGCCTGGTCCAGAGCCGAGGAACACGTGACCGGGATTGACTTCCAGGGGCTGGTCACGCCGCGGACAGGCTGGCTGCCGAAAATCAACAACCAGGATCACACCCTCTACGCCGATCTGAATTACCGGCCCGACCCGCGCTGGCTGATCAACGTGTCCTGGCAGTACTGGCACGGTCTGCCCTACACGGACTACACCTACCGAGACACGACCCTGCCCAGCGATTCGTTGCATTTCTACCCGGTGCACGGTGTGTTCCGCGGGCGCACCTATCCGCCCTACCACCGGATGGATGTACGCGTGAACCGGATCTGGCAGTTGGACAACAGCCGACTCAGTGCTTTCCTGCACCTGATCAATGTCTACAATCGCGAGAATCTGAAGAAGTTCGATGTGGATGTGCGCGGCGATGACAACCAGTACCAGTTCGATGACAACGGCAACTATGTCTACTTCCAGGACAATACCTACTGGTTGGGCATTCTGCCGGTGCTCGGTGTCAGCTGGGAATTCTGA
- a CDS encoding HAMP domain-containing histidine kinase has protein sequence MKLLHRLFLLAGPLLALALLVGGFGSFHYLRGLADEEAREGLQLRQREIEADFPTWLARWGDQASREGQLLLLQPDAPGREPQFSDTLLQPAFEDDVVPFMQLGFELRHADQRWWVTVRKARIESDDLVESLLKAQALVLALLLLSAIALSHFSHRVLWRPFQLLLARIAAFDFRDQHPFDPVATGTREFDELGAHVRRMTEKLQRDYQSLRQFSEDASHEMQTPVSAIVTHLELLMQQDDLSQDSRGHLQHAYAAANRLARLQHTLALLTRVDNQEFRPSAPIELGPWLQEKLDSLEDLIDSKRLQLQVEISPCLLRIHPDLCDTLFSNLLHNAIRHSLPGGSILLTLNAHSLQLENTGMPFAGDPATLFERFRKADPTSGSLGLGLALVQRICQHAGIGLDYTITGDRHRFQLDFPASR, from the coding sequence ATGAAACTGCTGCACCGCCTCTTCCTCCTGGCGGGCCCTCTGCTGGCCCTGGCCCTGCTGGTCGGTGGTTTCGGCAGTTTTCACTACCTGCGCGGTCTGGCCGACGAGGAAGCCCGCGAAGGTCTGCAACTGCGACAGCGCGAGATCGAAGCGGACTTTCCCACCTGGCTGGCCCGTTGGGGCGACCAGGCCAGCCGCGAAGGACAGTTGCTCCTGCTGCAACCGGACGCTCCCGGGCGCGAACCCCAGTTTTCCGACACCCTGCTGCAGCCGGCCTTCGAAGACGATGTGGTGCCCTTCATGCAGCTGGGCTTCGAACTGCGGCACGCTGATCAACGCTGGTGGGTCACGGTGCGCAAGGCGCGCATCGAGTCCGACGATCTGGTGGAAAGCCTGCTCAAGGCACAGGCGCTCGTGCTGGCCCTGCTGCTGCTCTCGGCGATTGCTCTCAGCCACTTCAGCCACCGTGTGCTCTGGCGCCCCTTCCAGCTGCTGCTGGCGCGGATCGCGGCCTTCGACTTCCGGGACCAGCACCCCTTCGATCCCGTGGCCACCGGCACCCGTGAATTCGATGAGCTGGGTGCCCATGTGCGCCGGATGACCGAGAAACTGCAGCGGGACTATCAGAGCCTGCGGCAGTTCAGCGAGGATGCCAGCCACGAGATGCAGACCCCCGTGAGCGCCATCGTGACCCATCTGGAATTGCTGATGCAGCAGGATGATCTGTCGCAGGACTCCCGCGGCCACCTGCAGCACGCCTACGCGGCCGCCAACCGGCTGGCCCGCCTGCAACACACCCTGGCCCTGCTGACCCGGGTCGACAACCAGGAGTTCCGCCCCTCAGCCCCGATCGAGCTGGGCCCGTGGCTGCAGGAGAAACTGGACAGCCTGGAGGACCTGATCGACAGCAAGCGCCTGCAGTTGCAGGTGGAAATCAGTCCCTGTCTGCTCCGGATCCACCCGGACCTGTGTGACACGCTGTTCTCCAATCTGCTGCACAACGCGATCCGCCACAGTCTGCCCGGAGGCAGCATCCTGCTGACGCTGAACGCACACTCCTTGCAGCTGGAAAACACCGGAATGCCCTTCGCGGGCGACCCGGCCACCCTGTTCGAGCGCTTCCGCAAGGCCGACCCGACGTCCGGCTCGCTGGGTCTTGGTCTGGCGCTCGTCCAGCGGATCTGCCAGCACGCAGGCATCGGTCTGGACTACACCATCACGGGTGACCGCCATCGCTTCCAGCTGGACTTTCCCGCCTCCCGCTGA
- a CDS encoding response regulator transcription factor produces the protein MKILLVEDDPQLTHSIREFLEGRFDLIETASGFEQAELALKLYLYDCVIVDITLPDGNGLELLRTLKSRGSRAGVIIISARDSLEDKVRGLDLGADDYLPKPFHLAELNARLRAIQRRLQQDGQPELVCGPLRMHPQKRLVHHGNLEISLTRREFDLLLFLASNANHVLSKETIAEHLWGSAIDQADSFDVVYDHIKNLRRKLADAGVEGLIHTVYGVGYTVKLP, from the coding sequence GTGAAGATCCTGCTGGTGGAAGACGATCCACAATTGACTCACTCGATCCGCGAGTTTCTTGAAGGGCGTTTTGACCTGATCGAGACGGCCAGTGGCTTCGAGCAGGCCGAGCTCGCGCTCAAGCTCTACCTCTATGACTGTGTGATCGTGGACATCACCCTGCCCGACGGCAATGGCCTGGAGCTGCTGCGGACCCTGAAGAGCCGGGGCTCGCGCGCGGGCGTGATCATCATTTCCGCACGGGATTCACTGGAAGACAAGGTCCGCGGGCTGGATCTGGGCGCCGATGACTACTTGCCCAAACCCTTCCATCTGGCCGAACTGAATGCGCGCCTGCGGGCGATCCAGCGCCGGCTGCAGCAGGATGGCCAGCCCGAACTGGTCTGCGGCCCGTTGCGGATGCATCCCCAGAAACGCCTTGTGCATCACGGCAACCTCGAGATCTCCCTGACCCGCCGCGAATTCGACCTGCTGCTCTTTCTGGCCAGCAATGCCAACCATGTGCTCTCCAAGGAAACCATCGCCGAGCATCTCTGGGGCTCGGCGATCGACCAGGCCGACTCCTTCGATGTGGTCTACGATCACATCAAGAACCTGCGGCGCAAACTGGCCGACGCCGGAGTCGAGGGCCTGATCCACACCGTCTACGGCGTGGGCTACACGGTGAAACTGCCATGA
- a CDS encoding sodium:solute symporter family protein, whose amino-acid sequence MLKSGRIESTDDFLVAGRDVPWYLLFATMGATVIGGGYSIGAVGKTYEWGILMLLVSTGGYLHFIFSGMVVAPRFREAKLYTVAGYFGHRFGEQPRFVVLILSLLFSVFIVAAQMAAIGTVLTTLLPSTLDTPNIMRWAIGIGGLLVILYSTAGGLLAVIYTDIYQFVVLFLGFLLTLVFITPDLIGNWDTVTSTLPAEFFQLEGGHGWLFLITTFLAFLLGETFAPGYATRYCIGRDIGHTKRGIAGVGLFLALTFPVVLFFIAVHARMHYPDIDSQQALPVVIRGLHNPVLSGIMIAALLSAVMSSADSALNSATAIFVKDLFEHQLGWTSMGDRKLLKLARICTALLGLAATLIAILWQDIIGLLLFTYHTWAPAIIVPVVVGTLTTFRSPSQTRAITWTMLVSVGVTFVYRFTDWSNQLDPAVFGVFVSILVYALLRSVDRWRNPAQPV is encoded by the coding sequence ATGCTGAAGTCCGGCCGCATCGAGAGCACGGATGATTTTCTGGTGGCCGGTCGCGATGTGCCCTGGTACCTGCTCTTCGCCACCATGGGCGCCACCGTCATCGGTGGGGGCTATTCGATCGGGGCCGTGGGCAAGACCTACGAGTGGGGCATTCTGATGCTGCTGGTCTCCACCGGCGGCTACCTGCATTTCATCTTCTCGGGCATGGTGGTGGCTCCACGCTTCCGCGAGGCGAAACTGTACACGGTGGCGGGCTACTTCGGCCACCGCTTCGGCGAGCAGCCTCGCTTCGTGGTGCTGATTCTGTCGCTGCTGTTCTCGGTCTTCATCGTGGCGGCCCAGATGGCCGCCATCGGCACGGTGCTGACCACCCTGCTGCCCTCGACGCTGGACACGCCCAACATCATGCGCTGGGCGATCGGCATCGGCGGGCTGCTGGTGATCCTCTACTCCACCGCCGGTGGCCTGCTGGCCGTGATCTACACCGACATCTACCAGTTCGTGGTGCTCTTCCTGGGTTTCCTGCTGACTCTGGTCTTCATCACCCCGGACCTGATCGGCAACTGGGACACGGTCACAAGCACCCTGCCCGCGGAGTTCTTCCAGCTGGAAGGCGGCCACGGCTGGCTCTTCCTGATCACCACCTTCCTGGCCTTCCTGCTGGGCGAAACCTTCGCCCCGGGTTATGCCACCCGCTACTGCATCGGGCGCGACATCGGACACACCAAACGCGGCATCGCGGGAGTGGGTCTTTTTCTGGCACTCACATTTCCGGTGGTGCTGTTCTTCATCGCCGTGCACGCCCGCATGCACTACCCGGACATCGACTCCCAGCAGGCCCTGCCCGTGGTGATCCGCGGGCTGCACAATCCGGTGCTTTCGGGCATCATGATCGCCGCTCTGCTCTCGGCCGTGATGTCTTCGGCCGACTCGGCGCTCAATTCGGCCACGGCGATCTTCGTCAAGGACCTCTTCGAGCACCAGCTGGGCTGGACCAGCATGGGGGACCGCAAACTGCTCAAGCTGGCGCGGATCTGCACCGCCCTGCTGGGTCTGGCCGCCACCCTGATCGCGATTCTCTGGCAGGACATCATCGGGCTGCTGCTCTTCACCTATCACACCTGGGCTCCGGCGATCATCGTGCCCGTGGTCGTGGGCACGCTCACCACCTTCCGCTCGCCCTCCCAGACCCGCGCCATCACCTGGACGATGCTGGTCTCGGTGGGTGTGACTTTCGTCTACCGCTTCACGGACTGGAGCAACCAGCTGGACCCGGCGGTCTTCGGCGTGTTCGTCTCGATTCTGGTCTACGCCCTGCTGCGGAGCGTGGATCGCTGGCGCAACCCGGCCCAGCCCGTCTGA
- a CDS encoding alanine racemase has product MNRITINLEALQHNIRTVDGWMRAHQASWTLVCKVLCGHEPTLAALKSLGVRSIADSRLLNLEALPRTGDPVETWYLRLPHFPALKDIVRLASASLNTEIEIIEALDAEARRQNTVHRVVIMIEMGDLREGILPSSLIAYYERLLSLKNVQVLGIGANLGCLSGAVPNPEHLTQLALYKELLELKFKHRMAMISGGSSSLLPLLLENRVPRAVNHFRIGDSVFLGSDLINGGTLAGLRDDAFTVEADIVEIKEKSLVPLGETTSMSPFASLQPDEHSPGQRGYRAIVTVGQVDTEVSGLTPLDPNHQLAGASSDLAVINLGPDPGELKVGDTIRFRPSYGALVRLMMGKYIDKELLPDPGIFQAQLSRHATTSLPPVIDETFNQPEAAL; this is encoded by the coding sequence GTGAACCGGATCACGATCAACCTGGAGGCGCTCCAGCACAACATCCGCACGGTGGATGGCTGGATGCGCGCCCATCAGGCCTCCTGGACCCTGGTCTGCAAGGTCCTCTGTGGACACGAGCCCACCCTGGCCGCGCTGAAATCGCTGGGCGTGCGCTCGATCGCCGACAGCCGCCTGCTGAATCTGGAAGCACTTCCCCGCACGGGTGATCCGGTGGAAACCTGGTATCTGCGCCTGCCCCACTTTCCCGCCCTCAAGGACATCGTGCGGCTGGCCAGCGCCAGCCTCAACACGGAAATCGAGATCATCGAAGCCCTTGACGCCGAGGCCCGGCGCCAGAACACGGTGCACCGGGTGGTGATCATGATCGAGATGGGCGACCTGCGCGAGGGCATCCTGCCCAGTTCGCTGATCGCGTACTACGAGCGTCTGCTCTCCCTGAAGAATGTGCAGGTGCTGGGCATTGGCGCCAACCTGGGCTGTCTCTCGGGTGCGGTACCCAACCCCGAGCACCTGACCCAGCTGGCACTCTACAAGGAACTGCTGGAACTGAAGTTCAAGCACCGGATGGCGATGATCTCGGGCGGATCCAGCTCCCTGCTGCCCCTGCTGCTCGAGAATCGTGTGCCCCGGGCGGTGAATCACTTCCGCATCGGAGACTCCGTCTTCCTGGGCTCCGACCTGATCAATGGCGGCACCCTGGCCGGCCTGCGGGACGATGCCTTCACCGTGGAAGCCGACATCGTGGAGATCAAGGAAAAGAGCCTGGTGCCGCTGGGCGAAACCACCAGCATGTCCCCCTTCGCCAGCCTGCAGCCCGACGAGCACAGCCCCGGCCAGCGTGGCTACCGGGCCATCGTGACCGTGGGCCAGGTGGACACCGAAGTCAGCGGCCTGACCCCGCTGGATCCCAACCATCAACTGGCCGGTGCCAGCAGCGATCTGGCCGTGATCAATCTGGGGCCCGATCCCGGGGAGCTCAAGGTGGGTGACACAATCCGCTTCCGGCCCTCCTATGGCGCGCTCGTGCGACTGATGATGGGCAAGTACATCGACAAGGAACTGCTGCCCGATCCCGGCATCTTCCAGGCACAGCTCTCCCGGCACGCCACCACCTCGCTGCCGCCCGTGATCGACGAGACCTTCAACCAGCCGGAAGCCGCACTCTGA
- a CDS encoding GNAT family N-acetyltransferase, producing MSDKTAQGGDAPLEFLKIEREADLPQWANRSTLERFLHDEMTPYQDPPEAIALALDDCFHQAEGHGGFAMLCRAESRLAGVCIMLRTGMRAYVPEWLLLMIGVESGLRGRGIGGKLARRCLAETGTGVKLHVEESNPARHLYERLGFRVRYAEMRYVPSDS from the coding sequence ATGAGTGACAAGACAGCCCAGGGCGGCGACGCTCCCCTGGAATTCCTGAAGATCGAGCGCGAAGCCGATCTCCCCCAGTGGGCCAACCGCTCCACACTGGAGCGCTTTCTGCACGACGAAATGACACCCTACCAGGACCCACCCGAAGCCATCGCACTGGCACTGGACGACTGCTTCCACCAGGCCGAGGGACACGGTGGCTTCGCCATGCTCTGCCGCGCGGAAAGTCGGCTGGCCGGTGTCTGCATCATGCTGCGCACGGGCATGCGCGCCTACGTCCCCGAATGGCTGCTGCTGATGATCGGGGTCGAGTCGGGTCTGCGCGGACGCGGCATCGGGGGCAAGCTGGCCCGACGCTGTCTGGCGGAGACCGGGACCGGCGTCAAGCTGCACGTGGAAGAGAGCAACCCGGCCCGCCACCTCTATGAACGGCTGGGATTCCGTGTGCGCTACGCGGAAATGCGCTACGTGCCGAGCGACTCGTGA
- a CDS encoding MarR family transcriptional regulator: MSPQHQASQDILRVLRRITRAIELHSHTLIQRHGVTVPQLLVLQALREPRELSAGELARRVHLSQGTITDLLIRLEKRSLIVRLRDESDRRRIQVRLTPEGEALVDEAPPLLHDRFLVQLEGLADWERTQMLATLERVASMMQADQLEVAPLLVPGPIGNTGAPPAQDTAGSMPSTTAYPLKN; the protein is encoded by the coding sequence ATGAGCCCCCAACATCAGGCCAGCCAGGATATTCTCCGGGTGCTGCGCCGCATCACACGAGCCATCGAGCTGCACAGCCACACCCTGATCCAGCGGCATGGAGTCACGGTTCCCCAATTGCTGGTGCTGCAGGCGCTGCGCGAGCCTCGCGAGCTCAGCGCGGGCGAGCTGGCACGCCGGGTACACCTGAGCCAGGGCACGATCACCGACCTGCTGATCCGGCTGGAAAAACGCTCGCTGATCGTGCGCCTGCGCGACGAAAGCGATCGCCGGAGAATCCAGGTGCGGCTCACGCCCGAAGGCGAAGCCCTGGTCGACGAGGCGCCGCCCCTGCTGCACGACCGCTTCCTCGTGCAACTTGAAGGACTGGCCGACTGGGAACGCACCCAGATGCTGGCCACGCTGGAACGCGTGGCGTCCATGATGCAGGCCGACCAGCTGGAAGTGGCCCCCCTGCTTGTGCCCGGCCCGATCGGCAACACGGGAGCCCCGCCCGCACAGGACACAGCCGGTTCCATGCCGTCCACAACGGCGTACCCACTGAAGAATTGA
- a CDS encoding spondin domain-containing protein: protein MSHRLLLHTLPVLALSLSAAATSLTITIENLSPMDGTWTTPFWVGIHDGTFDVFDGGAPASMSVERFAEDGNSGPLMADFSGSGSGQLQATLVSDSGIPPLAPGETATMVVDVDGDTPSGQYLSFFAMILPSNDAFVGNEDPMAHRVFNGAGQFQPLELMLQGGAIMDAGTELNDELPAHTAFFGQNSPDTGVSESMPIGMHAGYLPAGSGGILDDPMFAAADFTQSAYPLLRIRVARTAVSATEDIPANFSLAPAWPNPFNPSTTLAFSLAETAPVRLAVYNLAGQQVALLQDGLLSGGEHRVVFDATGLASGMYLASLNSGGQVQTQRLVLIK from the coding sequence CTCTTGCTTCACACACTGCCCGTTCTGGCTTTGAGCCTGTCCGCGGCGGCAACGTCTCTGACGATCACCATCGAGAACCTCTCACCCATGGACGGAACCTGGACCACGCCCTTCTGGGTGGGCATCCATGACGGAACCTTCGATGTCTTTGATGGCGGAGCCCCCGCGTCGATGTCCGTGGAACGTTTTGCCGAGGATGGCAATTCGGGCCCGCTGATGGCCGATTTCTCCGGCAGTGGCAGTGGGCAATTGCAGGCCACCCTGGTGAGTGACTCGGGCATACCGCCCCTGGCACCCGGCGAAACGGCCACCATGGTGGTGGACGTGGACGGCGACACCCCCAGCGGCCAGTACCTCAGCTTCTTCGCGATGATCCTGCCCAGCAATGACGCCTTCGTGGGCAACGAGGATCCCATGGCACACAGGGTCTTCAATGGGGCCGGTCAGTTCCAGCCTCTGGAGCTGATGCTTCAGGGCGGCGCGATCATGGACGCCGGCACCGAACTGAATGACGAGCTTCCCGCGCACACCGCCTTCTTCGGGCAGAACAGTCCCGACACGGGGGTGTCCGAAAGCATGCCCATCGGGATGCACGCCGGGTATCTGCCCGCAGGCAGCGGTGGCATCCTGGACGATCCGATGTTCGCCGCGGCCGATTTCACCCAGAGCGCCTATCCCCTGCTGAGGATCCGGGTCGCGCGGACCGCCGTCTCGGCCACCGAAGACATCCCGGCCAACTTCAGTCTGGCCCCCGCCTGGCCCAATCCTTTCAATCCCAGCACGACTCTGGCCTTCAGCCTGGCCGAGACCGCGCCCGTGCGCCTGGCCGTGTACAATCTGGCCGGGCAGCAGGTGGCCCTGCTCCAGGACGGGCTGCTGTCCGGTGGCGAGCACCGCGTTGTCTTTGACGCCACCGGCCTGGCCAGTGGGATGTATCTGGCCAGCCTGAACTCGGGTGGACAGGTGCAGACCCAGCGTCTGGTTCTGATCAAATGA